A section of the Corynebacterium tuberculostearicum genome encodes:
- a CDS encoding MOSC domain-containing protein yields MQVISTNVAVRRPDPSGRHEFSGIDKKPQDFIDLSAPGPHYGDGSGVHGDIIGDTKHHGGNDKAVYAYSREELDYWQSELSRPLASGGFGENLTTQGIDLSALLINQRVRIGTAVLEVSVPRQPCATFAGWLGERGWLKRWTARGDCGTYLRIISPGRIRPGDAIELDNPPSHDITMRIAFAAKMGDRALARRVIDAGCLPAHQQKSLRT; encoded by the coding sequence ATGCAGGTCATCTCTACCAATGTCGCCGTCCGCCGGCCGGACCCGAGCGGGCGGCATGAGTTCTCGGGCATCGACAAAAAGCCGCAGGACTTCATCGATCTGTCAGCACCCGGACCCCATTATGGCGATGGGTCCGGCGTGCACGGCGATATAATTGGTGACACCAAACATCACGGCGGCAACGATAAGGCCGTCTACGCCTACTCTCGTGAGGAACTGGATTACTGGCAATCCGAGCTTTCCCGCCCGCTGGCCTCCGGCGGCTTTGGCGAAAATCTCACCACGCAGGGCATCGATCTCTCTGCTCTGCTCATCAATCAGCGCGTGCGCATCGGCACCGCTGTGCTTGAAGTATCCGTGCCTCGCCAACCGTGTGCCACCTTCGCCGGCTGGCTAGGGGAGCGCGGCTGGCTCAAGCGCTGGACCGCGCGTGGCGACTGCGGCACCTACTTGCGCATCATCTCCCCCGGCCGCATTCGCCCCGGCGACGCCATTGAGCTAGATAACCCACCCAGCCACGACATCACCATGCGCATCGCCTTTGCCGCCAAGATGGGCGACCGCGCCCTTGCCCGGCGCGTTATCGATGCTGGCTGCCTGCCCGCTCACCAACAGAAATCGCTTCGCACCTAG
- a CDS encoding MFS transporter, with product MTPTESAAAKPPLITPTFVLAWVANFCQFLVFYLFVTTMALYAVESFGASDTVGGFASSAFVLGATCMRVFSGWIVDRVGHKKAALTSLAFVTLVAVAYFFAHNVAVLIIVRMVHGAAYALTSTALMAVAQSVIPHERRAEGTGYFALGTTLATAFGPAIGLLLANNIGYTTLFAVALGANIVSLILALVLRYPAEVSSEKPAFSLRNAVHPNVVPIGLFMLLVGIAYSGVVTYLNAYARKEDLATGAGLFFIGYAVTMLIMRFFLGRIQDHKGDNAVMYLGLAAFVVALLIMGFPTNDVMLVVAGACTGLGFGTLSPACQAISVRSVSAAQLGAGISTMFLLMDLGIGLAPFGLGPIVAATGFDTMYLILAGLVVIAAIYYFFVHGRFPKAKGHHLSFEEGK from the coding sequence ATGACGCCTACAGAATCTGCAGCGGCTAAGCCGCCGCTGATTACGCCTACGTTTGTCCTCGCGTGGGTGGCTAATTTTTGTCAGTTCTTGGTCTTTTACCTGTTCGTAACCACCATGGCCCTCTACGCGGTAGAGAGCTTCGGGGCATCGGATACCGTGGGTGGTTTCGCCTCCAGTGCCTTTGTTTTGGGCGCGACGTGCATGCGCGTGTTCTCCGGCTGGATCGTGGACCGCGTGGGCCACAAAAAGGCGGCCTTGACTTCCCTGGCCTTCGTCACACTTGTAGCTGTGGCGTACTTTTTTGCGCATAATGTTGCGGTCTTGATTATCGTGCGAATGGTGCACGGCGCGGCCTATGCCTTGACCTCCACCGCACTTATGGCCGTGGCGCAGTCCGTTATCCCACACGAACGCCGTGCGGAAGGCACCGGATACTTCGCCCTGGGCACTACCCTGGCAACCGCGTTTGGTCCAGCTATCGGCCTGTTATTGGCTAATAACATTGGCTACACCACGCTTTTTGCTGTCGCCCTTGGTGCAAATATTGTTTCCCTGATCCTGGCCTTGGTGCTGCGCTATCCGGCCGAGGTTTCCTCCGAAAAGCCGGCCTTTAGTCTGCGCAATGCCGTGCACCCCAACGTGGTTCCTATCGGTCTATTCATGCTCCTAGTCGGCATCGCCTACTCCGGCGTGGTGACCTACCTCAACGCCTACGCCCGCAAGGAAGACCTGGCCACCGGCGCAGGGCTCTTCTTTATCGGCTATGCGGTCACGATGCTCATCATGCGCTTCTTTTTGGGCCGTATCCAGGACCATAAGGGTGATAATGCCGTAATGTACCTCGGCTTGGCCGCCTTTGTCGTGGCCCTGCTGATCATGGGCTTCCCCACCAATGACGTCATGCTGGTGGTCGCGGGCGCCTGCACCGGCTTGGGTTTCGGCACCCTCAGCCCCGCCTGCCAAGCCATCTCCGTGCGCTCGGTGTCTGCCGCGCAGTTGGGCGCCGGTATCTCCACCATGTTCCTGCTCATGGACCTCGGCATCGGACTGGCCCCGTTCGGCCTGGGCCCCATCGTTGCGGCAACTGGCTTTGACACGATGTATCTCATTCTCGCGGGTCTCGTGGTCATCGCCGCTATCTACTACTTCTTCGTGCACGGCCGCTTCCCTAAGGCGAAGGGCCACCATCTGAGCTTTGAAGAGGGAAAGTAA
- a CDS encoding NAD-dependent succinate-semialdehyde dehydrogenase, giving the protein MNMSIDQKELLAKVPTQLLIGGQWRDASSGETFDVENPATGATIATLSSANSDDAVAALDAACAVQDEWARTTPRERADILRRAFELVHERADEFATLMTLEMGKPFAESQGEVTYGAEYLRWFSEEATRDYGRYSPVPEGTLRMITRRKPVGPCLLITPWNFPLAMATRKVAPAVAAGCTMVLKPAKLTPLTAQYFAQTMLDAGLPQGVLNVVSGSSASAISEPLLADARLRKLSFTGSTPVGKTLLKGAADNVLRTSMELGGNAPFIVFEDADIDQAVAGAMGAKMRNIGEACTAANRFLVHESVAEQFTQKLATEFEKLVVGNGMDEGVTCGPLIEAKALDNVAALVEDAVDKGATVVTGGTRGEGAGHFYAPTILSNVSRETRVAQEEIFGPVAPILTFKDESEALEIANDTEYGLASYVYTEDSDRLWRVADGLEFGLMGFNAGVISNAAAPFGGVKQSGLGREGGAEGIEEYTSVQYLGIRDPYAGA; this is encoded by the coding sequence ATGAATATGAGCATCGATCAGAAGGAACTACTAGCGAAGGTCCCCACTCAGCTATTGATTGGCGGACAGTGGCGCGACGCGTCCTCCGGCGAGACCTTTGACGTAGAAAATCCGGCGACGGGCGCGACCATCGCCACGCTGTCTTCCGCTAATTCTGATGATGCGGTGGCTGCCCTCGATGCTGCCTGTGCGGTCCAGGATGAGTGGGCGCGCACCACCCCGCGCGAGCGCGCCGATATTCTCCGCCGCGCCTTTGAGTTGGTACACGAGCGCGCCGATGAGTTCGCCACCCTGATGACCCTTGAAATGGGAAAGCCCTTTGCCGAGTCGCAAGGTGAGGTTACCTATGGTGCGGAATACTTGCGGTGGTTTAGTGAGGAAGCCACGCGCGATTATGGCCGCTACTCCCCCGTCCCGGAAGGCACCTTGCGCATGATTACCCGCCGCAAGCCCGTGGGCCCGTGCCTTTTGATTACTCCGTGGAACTTCCCCCTCGCCATGGCCACCCGAAAGGTTGCTCCGGCCGTTGCAGCGGGCTGCACCATGGTCCTGAAGCCGGCCAAGCTGACGCCGCTCACCGCGCAGTACTTCGCACAAACCATGCTCGATGCTGGTCTGCCACAGGGCGTGCTCAATGTTGTCTCCGGCAGCTCCGCTTCGGCCATTTCGGAGCCTTTGCTTGCCGACGCCCGCTTGCGCAAGCTCTCCTTCACCGGTTCTACCCCAGTGGGCAAAACCCTCCTCAAGGGTGCCGCGGATAATGTCTTGCGCACCTCTATGGAGCTCGGCGGTAATGCACCGTTCATTGTTTTCGAGGATGCGGACATCGACCAAGCGGTTGCGGGAGCTATGGGCGCCAAGATGCGCAATATCGGCGAGGCCTGCACCGCGGCCAATCGCTTCTTGGTGCACGAGTCCGTGGCAGAGCAGTTTACACAGAAGCTGGCAACAGAGTTTGAGAAACTCGTCGTTGGCAATGGCATGGACGAAGGCGTGACGTGTGGTCCGCTGATTGAGGCTAAGGCGCTCGACAATGTTGCAGCCCTGGTTGAGGATGCGGTGGACAAGGGTGCGACCGTTGTCACCGGTGGCACCCGCGGCGAGGGCGCGGGCCACTTCTATGCGCCCACTATCCTGAGCAATGTTTCACGTGAAACTCGCGTGGCTCAGGAAGAAATTTTTGGACCGGTCGCGCCCATCCTAACCTTCAAGGATGAATCGGAAGCGCTAGAGATTGCGAACGATACGGAGTACGGACTTGCCTCCTATGTATATACGGAGGATTCCGATCGCCTCTGGCGCGTTGCCGACGGCCTCGAGTTTGGCTTGATGGGATTCAATGCCGGCGTCATTTCCAATGCCGCTGCCCCATTCGGTGGAGTCAAGCAATCTGGTTTAGGACGCGAAGGCGGCGCCGAAGGTATTGAGGAATATACCTCGGTGCAGTACTTGGGTATCCGTGATCCTTATGCCGGTGCCTAG
- a CDS encoding anthranilate synthase component 1, with product MPYTATRDIPYDSDAAAIFDALAQPHDSLLLESAETETKKNLNCLAVLKAALKVTCHGQRVEVRALTEAGETLLPSLEERFHHRLVSRETTAAIFEFSLSTHPDERERLLAESTADILRFLQLEADYSSPLLPFLGGGFAYDYLATFEELPEVKPGANTYPDYEFLVAQTVLAVDHLQGTAHLEGWDIDDKRLREELDSLASLPAAARPAAPQKEKIRAVADVDDAGFRAGVDKLKGNTHAGDIYQVVPARAFIVECPNALAAYRALRETNPSPYMFYVRGADYELFGASPESNLKFTPEDRQVQLYPIAGTRPRGLNPDGSINHELDIRNELDMRTDQKEIAEHTMLVDLARNDLARVAVPRSRQVAELLHVDRYSRVMHLVSRVTATLHPDFDALDAYRACMNMGTLTGAPKLRATELVRRTEGKRRGSYGGAVGYLRGDGAMDNCIVIRSAYVQDGTAVVQAGAGVVKDSVPQAEADETVHKAYAVLHAIAMAHGAELEVQR from the coding sequence ATGCCATACACCGCCACTCGCGATATACCCTACGACAGCGACGCGGCTGCGATTTTTGACGCCCTCGCACAACCGCACGACTCCCTACTTCTTGAAAGCGCGGAAACTGAGACTAAGAAGAATCTCAATTGCCTCGCCGTACTCAAGGCGGCCCTGAAAGTAACGTGCCACGGCCAGAGGGTCGAGGTTCGCGCTCTCACGGAAGCAGGGGAGACGCTCCTCCCTTCCCTCGAGGAGCGGTTCCACCATCGCCTAGTTTCACGTGAAACTACTGCTGCGATTTTCGAATTCTCGCTGTCCACACACCCAGACGAGCGGGAACGGCTTCTTGCCGAATCTACCGCCGATATTTTGCGGTTCCTGCAATTAGAAGCCGACTATTCCTCTCCACTATTGCCGTTCCTTGGGGGTGGATTCGCCTATGACTACCTCGCTACTTTCGAGGAACTGCCCGAGGTTAAACCGGGGGCCAACACTTACCCGGACTATGAATTCTTGGTAGCCCAAACGGTCCTGGCAGTGGACCACCTGCAAGGGACTGCGCACCTAGAAGGCTGGGACATCGACGACAAGCGCCTGCGGGAAGAGTTGGATTCTCTTGCCTCACTGCCGGCCGCCGCTCGTCCCGCGGCGCCCCAAAAGGAAAAGATCCGGGCGGTGGCGGATGTGGATGATGCAGGGTTTCGGGCGGGCGTCGACAAGCTTAAAGGCAATACTCACGCCGGCGATATCTACCAAGTAGTGCCCGCGCGCGCCTTCATCGTGGAATGCCCCAACGCCCTAGCTGCCTACCGGGCCCTGCGCGAGACTAACCCCTCGCCCTATATGTTCTACGTCCGCGGTGCCGACTATGAGCTCTTTGGCGCCTCGCCCGAATCAAACCTCAAATTCACGCCAGAAGATAGGCAGGTCCAGCTCTATCCCATCGCCGGAACTCGGCCGCGCGGGCTCAACCCGGATGGCAGCATCAACCATGAACTAGATATCCGCAACGAGCTGGACATGCGCACAGACCAGAAGGAGATTGCGGAACACACGATGCTGGTAGACCTAGCGCGCAATGACCTCGCTCGCGTGGCCGTGCCCCGCAGCCGGCAGGTAGCAGAACTCCTGCACGTTGACCGCTACTCGCGAGTGATGCACTTGGTCTCCCGCGTCACGGCGACGCTCCACCCAGACTTCGATGCGCTCGATGCCTACCGTGCGTGCATGAACATGGGAACGCTCACCGGAGCTCCCAAACTGCGCGCCACCGAACTGGTCCGCCGCACAGAGGGAAAGCGCCGCGGATCCTATGGCGGGGCGGTGGGATACCTGCGCGGCGATGGAGCCATGGATAACTGCATCGTCATCCGCTCGGCCTACGTCCAGGACGGAACCGCAGTGGTACAAGCCGGCGCCGGCGTGGTCAAGGATTCCGTGCCGCAAGCCGAGGCCGATGAAACGGTACACAAGGCCTACGCCGTCCTCCATGCCATCGCTATGGCGCATGGAGCCGAATTGGAGGTACAGCGATGA
- a CDS encoding anthranilate synthase component II translates to MSSPHIVLLDNHDSFVYNLVDALAGFDTTVFRNTVAVNDVLRAQPDIIVLSPGPSHPRDAGCMMELIDATLGTIPILGVCLGFQALLEHHGGAVEPCGPVHGKSVPMTLTEAGVMHPVFQGLATDTEPDQPGHLGTQVPVARYHSLGCTDLPRGMRCLARTSTDIGEIAMAAETDDGRALGVQFHPESILTPRGPLMLERCIGQLFMHTTMDTEN, encoded by the coding sequence ATGAGCTCGCCGCATATTGTCCTTCTGGATAACCACGATTCTTTTGTCTACAACCTGGTCGATGCCCTCGCAGGCTTCGATACCACCGTGTTTCGCAATACCGTAGCGGTGAACGACGTGCTGCGCGCGCAGCCCGACATTATTGTGCTTTCCCCGGGCCCCAGCCATCCACGGGACGCCGGCTGCATGATGGAGCTTATCGACGCCACCCTAGGCACCATCCCGATCCTCGGCGTGTGCCTCGGCTTCCAAGCGCTACTCGAGCACCACGGCGGCGCAGTCGAACCGTGCGGGCCCGTACACGGGAAATCCGTCCCGATGACCCTGACCGAGGCCGGGGTAATGCACCCCGTCTTTCAGGGCCTTGCCACTGATACCGAGCCGGACCAACCGGGTCACCTTGGGACGCAAGTTCCGGTGGCGCGCTATCACTCGCTTGGATGTACGGACCTCCCTCGGGGGATGCGCTGTCTCGCGCGTACGTCCACGGACATCGGGGAGATAGCCATGGCGGCCGAAACGGATGACGGTAGGGCCCTCGGCGTCCAGTTCCACCCCGAGTCCATCCTCACTCCCCGCGGCCCCCTCATGCTTGAGCGTTGCATTGGTCAACTATTTATGCACACCACTATGGATACGGAGAACTAA
- the trpD gene encoding anthranilate phosphoribosyltransferase, whose protein sequence is MNHAPLRTLQAFLNNPQPTIEEAMEVFTPLAVGDYDDIHIAALLTHIRTRGETFADIAGAAKAFLKVGYPFPITGEGLMDSAGTGGDGANTINITTGASLVAAAGGVKMIKHGNRSVSSKSGSADVLEALNIPLDLDAARAVRQFKASNFTFLFAPAYNPAVAHVQPVRKALGIPTIFNTLGPLLSPGRPSLQIMGIANPAQGQLIAEVFRELGRERALVVHGAGTDEIATHGTTQVWELKNSEIATYELTPEDLGIKRHELADLAGGDGAANAQALRAVFADRGEPAHCDAIAATAGAMFYLNGTTETIAAGVTHAKELISSGTVEDWLALHESANYAIGEES, encoded by the coding sequence ATGAATCACGCACCCCTACGCACCTTGCAAGCCTTCCTGAATAACCCGCAGCCCACCATCGAAGAAGCCATGGAGGTATTTACCCCCTTGGCCGTGGGCGACTACGACGATATTCATATCGCGGCGCTGCTTACCCATATCCGTACCCGCGGCGAGACCTTCGCAGACATTGCCGGCGCGGCCAAAGCTTTCTTGAAGGTGGGCTATCCATTCCCCATCACCGGAGAAGGACTCATGGATTCGGCCGGAACTGGTGGCGATGGCGCGAATACCATCAATATCACTACCGGCGCCTCCCTCGTTGCCGCCGCCGGGGGAGTGAAGATGATCAAGCATGGCAACCGCTCGGTCTCTTCCAAGTCCGGATCGGCCGATGTCCTCGAAGCCCTGAATATCCCACTGGACCTAGACGCCGCCCGAGCAGTGCGCCAATTTAAAGCTTCCAACTTCACGTTCCTATTCGCCCCGGCCTACAACCCAGCAGTCGCCCACGTGCAACCGGTGCGCAAGGCGCTAGGTATCCCCACCATCTTCAATACACTAGGACCCCTCCTGTCCCCAGGACGCCCGTCACTGCAAATCATGGGCATCGCAAACCCGGCCCAAGGCCAACTTATCGCGGAAGTGTTCCGGGAGCTCGGCCGGGAACGCGCCTTGGTGGTCCACGGTGCTGGCACGGATGAGATCGCTACCCACGGCACGACACAGGTCTGGGAGCTCAAGAACAGCGAGATTGCCACTTATGAGCTCACCCCAGAAGACCTCGGCATCAAGCGCCACGAACTAGCGGACCTAGCCGGCGGCGACGGCGCCGCCAATGCCCAAGCCCTCCGTGCGGTTTTTGCCGACCGTGGCGAGCCCGCCCATTGTGACGCCATCGCCGCCACCGCTGGCGCCATGTTTTACCTCAACGGAACCACGGAGACTATCGCGGCGGGAGTCACTCACGCCAAGGAACTGATTAGCAGCGGCACTGTTGAAGATTGGCTCGCGCTCCACGAGAGCGCCAACTATGCAATAGGGGAGGAGAGCTAA
- the trpCF gene encoding bifunctional indole-3-glycerol-phosphate synthase TrpC/phosphoribosylanthranilate isomerase TrpF has protein sequence MSVNTLPTVLEEIVAQRRTHLPALRERLSHVDLASVPRSERSLADALRGTNRFIMECKSASPSLGKIREDYRPGDIARIYSRYTSAISVLCEPDRFGGDYDHLQTVALSTHVPVLCKDFIVDPIQVYAARYYGADAILLMMSIVDDDTYGELKALADELCLDVLTEAITENEVDRAVNFGVDIIGINNRNLHDLSIDLGRTERLARHVPDGKVIVSESGIRDNATVRRLGAHAHAFLVGSQLTSQEDIDRAARDLVYGANKVCGLTTASSAQAARAAGARYGGLIFAPDSPRSVSRETAQSIIYAEPELEYVAVTRSTDVETLRGLAGIPGLKVLQLHVPFQGSREAELQFLHDVRGVADGLDLWRAIDMNISDFAALTPDLVPEVEALVLDSGNGGTGTTFEWRTIPPEVKEKSLLAGGLRPDNLEKALSIGTAGLDLNSGLEYAPGRKDSSLIAQAFSTIRNYTHP, from the coding sequence ATGTCGGTGAATACTTTGCCTACGGTGCTCGAGGAGATCGTCGCCCAGCGTCGCACTCACCTGCCCGCACTCCGGGAGCGCCTGTCCCACGTGGACTTAGCTAGCGTGCCACGTTCGGAGCGTTCGCTTGCCGACGCCCTCCGTGGCACCAACCGCTTCATCATGGAATGCAAGTCCGCCTCGCCGTCCCTTGGCAAAATTCGCGAGGACTATCGCCCGGGCGATATTGCCCGGATCTACTCTCGCTATACCTCCGCCATCTCGGTGTTGTGCGAGCCCGATCGTTTTGGCGGCGACTACGACCACTTGCAGACCGTCGCGCTATCCACCCATGTGCCGGTGCTGTGCAAGGACTTTATTGTCGATCCCATCCAGGTATATGCCGCGCGCTATTACGGCGCCGATGCCATCTTGCTCATGATGTCTATCGTGGACGATGACACCTACGGTGAGCTCAAAGCACTGGCGGACGAACTCTGCCTAGACGTCTTGACTGAAGCCATCACCGAGAACGAGGTGGATCGCGCGGTGAATTTCGGTGTCGATATCATCGGCATTAACAACCGCAACCTCCACGATCTCAGCATCGACCTGGGCCGCACCGAACGCCTAGCCCGCCATGTTCCAGACGGAAAGGTGATCGTTTCCGAATCTGGAATCCGCGATAATGCCACCGTCCGCCGGTTAGGAGCCCACGCACATGCCTTCCTTGTAGGCTCACAGCTCACCTCCCAGGAGGACATCGATCGAGCGGCGCGTGACCTCGTCTATGGTGCCAATAAAGTATGCGGCCTTACCACCGCCTCCTCCGCACAAGCAGCCCGTGCTGCTGGAGCCCGATATGGGGGACTCATCTTCGCGCCGGATTCGCCCCGCAGTGTTTCACGTGAAACCGCACAAAGCATTATCTACGCGGAACCAGAGTTGGAGTACGTAGCCGTGACGCGCTCTACGGATGTGGAAACGCTACGGGGCCTAGCCGGGATCCCCGGCCTCAAAGTTCTTCAGCTCCACGTCCCATTCCAAGGTAGTAGGGAAGCAGAGCTGCAATTCCTTCACGATGTTCGGGGCGTCGCTGACGGCCTTGACCTTTGGCGGGCCATCGACATGAATATCTCTGATTTCGCTGCCTTGACGCCGGACCTAGTGCCAGAGGTAGAGGCCCTCGTTCTCGACTCCGGCAATGGCGGAACAGGAACCACTTTTGAATGGCGGACGATTCCCCCTGAAGTGAAGGAGAAATCCCTCCTCGCCGGAGGGCTCCGGCCAGACAACCTCGAAAAGGCGCTGTCGATCGGCACGGCGGGACTCGACCTCAATTCAGGTCTGGAATATGCACCTGGGCGCAAGGACTCCTCACTGATCGCCCAAGCCTTTAGCACCATCCGAAACTACACACACCCATAG
- the trpB gene encoding tryptophan synthase subunit beta gives MTVSRETLLPAYFGEFGGQFVPESLIPALDQLEKAFVDTQNDPAFRKELSALLRDYLGRPTPITEARNLGGKARIFLKREDLVHGGAHKTNQVLGQALLAKRMGKTRIIAETGAGQHGTATALACALLDLECVVYMGAKDVARQQPNVFRMELMGAKVVAVDTGSGTLKDAVNEALRDWTATFHESHYLLGTAAGPHPFPTIVREFHKVISEEAKAQMLERTGGLPDVVVACVGGGSNAIGMFADFIEEEEVELVGAEPGGEGLDSGKHGATINNGTVGILHGARSYLMRNADGQVEESYSISAGLDYPGVGPQHAHLHASGRAQYVGITDAEALEAFQLLSTKEGIIPALESSHALAYALKRKDEDINILVSLSGRGDKDIDHVRHTLENHPEFKLQEKN, from the coding sequence ATGACAGTTTCACGTGAAACGCTCCTTCCGGCATACTTTGGTGAATTCGGCGGACAGTTCGTCCCCGAATCCCTCATCCCGGCGCTGGACCAACTTGAGAAGGCTTTTGTCGACACACAAAACGACCCCGCATTCCGCAAAGAGCTAAGCGCGCTATTGCGTGACTACCTCGGCCGGCCCACGCCAATTACAGAGGCGAGGAACCTCGGAGGTAAAGCGCGCATTTTCCTCAAGCGTGAGGACCTCGTACACGGTGGGGCACATAAGACGAACCAGGTCCTCGGCCAAGCACTGCTAGCAAAGCGGATGGGGAAGACACGCATTATTGCGGAGACCGGAGCGGGACAGCACGGCACCGCTACTGCACTTGCTTGCGCACTGCTGGATCTCGAGTGTGTGGTCTACATGGGTGCGAAAGATGTGGCCCGACAGCAGCCAAACGTATTCCGTATGGAGCTCATGGGAGCGAAGGTCGTCGCCGTCGACACCGGATCCGGAACTCTTAAGGACGCGGTGAATGAAGCCCTCCGTGATTGGACCGCCACCTTCCATGAATCCCACTATCTCCTCGGTACCGCGGCCGGGCCGCATCCATTCCCAACCATCGTCCGAGAATTCCACAAGGTCATCTCCGAAGAGGCTAAAGCGCAAATGCTTGAGCGGACCGGTGGGCTACCAGATGTAGTCGTGGCTTGCGTCGGCGGCGGCTCCAATGCAATCGGTATGTTTGCAGACTTTATTGAGGAAGAGGAAGTGGAACTCGTCGGCGCCGAACCTGGCGGCGAAGGCCTAGACTCCGGCAAGCACGGTGCCACCATCAACAACGGTACGGTTGGCATCCTCCACGGCGCGCGCAGCTACCTCATGCGCAACGCGGACGGCCAAGTGGAAGAATCCTATTCTATTTCCGCCGGACTCGACTACCCAGGTGTAGGACCACAGCACGCGCACTTACACGCCAGCGGCCGCGCACAATATGTCGGCATTACTGACGCCGAAGCACTCGAAGCATTCCAGCTTCTTTCCACTAAGGAAGGCATCATTCCCGCTCTCGAATCCTCTCACGCGTTGGCCTACGCCTTGAAGCGGAAGGATGAGGACATCAACATCTTGGTCTCCCTTTCCGGCCGCGGCGATAAGGATATCGACCACGTTCGCCACACCCTTGAGAACCACCCAGAATTTAAGCTCCAGGAGAAGAACTAA
- the trpA gene encoding tryptophan synthase subunit alpha produces the protein MSTRYEDLFRSLRNRGEGAFVPFLMLGDPTPEYTLAIVRTVVAAGADALELGVPFSDPVADGPTIQASHLRAIDGGATVDSALEQVRTIRAEFPELPIGMLIYGNVAFTRGFDRFYAEFAEAGADSILLPDVPVREGAPFITAAEKAGIDPIFIAPARATAHTLEGVAQSSRGYIYAVSRDGVTGAEKESETIGLEEVVANIKRFDGPPVLLGFGISEPEHVRDAVAAGAAGAITGSAITKIIDRHVSRETDAEGRPVEGTPGRISDEKALHKELAAYVARMKAATQK, from the coding sequence ATGAGCACCCGATACGAAGACCTATTCCGCTCACTGCGCAACAGGGGAGAGGGCGCTTTCGTCCCGTTCCTTATGTTGGGCGATCCCACGCCGGAGTACACGCTGGCCATCGTGCGAACGGTCGTCGCGGCCGGAGCCGATGCATTGGAGCTCGGTGTTCCATTTTCTGACCCAGTGGCCGACGGCCCCACCATTCAGGCCTCCCACCTTCGCGCGATCGATGGCGGCGCCACCGTAGATTCCGCCTTGGAACAGGTGCGAACAATACGCGCGGAATTTCCCGAGCTTCCCATCGGCATGCTCATCTACGGCAATGTGGCGTTCACTCGCGGTTTCGACCGGTTCTACGCCGAGTTTGCAGAAGCGGGTGCGGACAGCATCTTGCTTCCCGACGTCCCCGTGCGCGAAGGCGCTCCATTTATCACCGCAGCAGAAAAAGCCGGTATTGACCCAATCTTTATCGCCCCGGCCCGCGCGACTGCGCACACCCTCGAGGGCGTCGCTCAAAGCTCGCGCGGCTATATCTACGCAGTATCGAGAGATGGAGTTACCGGTGCCGAAAAGGAATCCGAGACTATTGGGCTCGAAGAAGTCGTCGCCAACATCAAAAGATTCGATGGACCTCCGGTACTGCTAGGATTCGGCATTTCCGAGCCTGAACACGTGCGCGATGCCGTAGCCGCTGGGGCAGCGGGGGCCATTACAGGATCCGCAATCACCAAGATTATCGATCGCCACGTTTCACGTGAAACAGACGCGGAAGGCAGGCCAGTGGAAGGAACTCCAGGCCGCATTTCCGATGAGAAAGCATTGCATAAAGAACTCGCCGCGTATGTAGCTCGTATGAAGGCAGCGACTCAAAAGTAG